A genome region from Oryzias latipes chromosome 2, ASM223467v1 includes the following:
- the orc4 gene encoding origin recognition complex subunit 4, which produces MSKRKGKISHQPLGECITQVQRILRERYCQQKLAKGLDGVGAQHKHLEELLRRTAVYGESNSVLIVGPRGAGKSSLLRSVLQELLEEKEVQENLLQVHLNGLLQTDDRIALKEITRQLHLENVVGEKVFGSFAENLAFLLEALKKGDRTSSRPVLFVLDEFDLFAHHKNQTLLYNLFDVSQSTQAPVAVVGLTCRLDVLELLEKRVKSRFSHRQIHLLSGLTFSQYLDRVRAQLSLSDDFCDSRFAQEWNASVKNLIEDKSVQDVLQRHFDCSKDFRSLHVLLMLCLSRVTLAKPTIKASDLLDASRLCLADCKTNMLHGLSIVELCLIIAMKHLNDVYEGEPFNLQMVHNEFKKFLQRKSNSMYNFSPPVIVKGFEHLQQLELVRPVDGSPKTQREYQMMRLMVDRSQIMEALQKYPQCPTDIKQWALSAFA; this is translated from the exons ATGAGTAAGAGGAAAGGGAAAATCTCCCATCAGCCCCTGGGAGAATGCATCACACAG GTTCAACGGATCTTGAGGGAGCGATACTGCCAGCAAAAACTAGCCAAAGGACTCGATGGAGTTGGAGCTCAACACaa GCACCTGGAGGAGCTGCTGAGGCGCACCGCTGTCTACGGGGAGAGCAACTCGGTGCTGATCGTCGGGCCGAGGGGAGCGGGGAAAAGCTCG CTGCTGAGGAGCGttctgcaggagctgctggaggagaaggaggtgcAGGAAAACCTTCTGCAGGTCCACCTTAACG gCCTCCTACAGACCGACGACAGAATTGCACTTAAAGAAATAACCAGGCAGCTCCACCTGGAGAACGTCGTTGGAGAGAAAGTTTtc GGAAGCTTCGCTGAGAATTTGGCTTTCCTGCTGGAAGCTCTGAAGAAAG GTGATCGCACCAGCAGCCGCCCCGTGTTGTTCGTCCTGGACGAGTTCGACCTGTTCGCCCACCACAAGAACCAAACGCTGCTCTACAACCTGTTTGACGTGTCGCAGTCCACCCAGGCGCCCGTCGCCGTGGTGGGACTCACCTGCAGGCTG GATGTCCTGGAGCTGCTAGAGAAGCGGGTGAAGTCCAGGTTTTCTCACCGACAGATCCACCTGCTGAGCGGCTTGACGTTCAGTCAGTACCTGGACCGAGTCCGGGCCCAGCTCAGCCTCTCCGATGATTTCTGCGACAGCAGGTTCGCTCAGGAGTGGAACGCCAGTGTAAAG AATCTCATCGAGGACAAGTCTGTTCAGGACGTTTTGCAGAGACACTTTGACTGCAGCAAAGACTTTCGGTCGTTGCACGTGCTCCTG ATGTTGTGTCTGAGCCGGGTCACCCTCGCCAAACCCACCATCAAAGCTTCAGACCTGCTGGATGCCAGCCGCCTCTGCCTCGCCGACTGCAAGACCAACATGCTGCACG GTCTGTCCATTGTGGAGCTGTGCCTGATCATCGCCATGAAACACCTCAACGATGTTTACGAAGGAGAGCCCTTCAACCTGCAAATGGTCCATAACG AGTTCAAAAAGTTCCTGCAGCGCAAGTCCAACTCCATGTATAACTTCAGCCCGCCCGTCATCGTGAAG GGGTTCGAgcacctgcagcagctggagctCGTCCGGCCCGTCGACGGCTCGCCTAAAACCCAGAGGGAGTACCAGATGATGAGGCTCATGGTGGACCGCAGCCAGATCATGGAGGCGCTGCAGAAGTACCCACAATGCCCCACCGACATCAAGCAGTGGGCCCTGTCGGCTTTTGCCTAA